The stretch of DNA ttcatttttcaatcatacgtCAAGATGACGATGAAGGAAAATCAtagctttggctttatccttctggaatGTATTATTTTCAGCTTTAATGATATcttcaagatccattgaatcaagatggattttagCATATAGTAtctatgataaataattgttttccagatatatcaaaaGTATTATATTTAAGATGAAAAAGTTTCGATATAATACAAATTTGTTACCTGAAATCTTCCTAAAATTTTGTTAGAGATTCATGCTGATAAcatgttataaaataactaaataaataaataaggaagagataacaaatataaaataataaaatataaagagagagaaaaaattttattaatatataaaatatctatgttgcttttttatttatagacaaagaagttttacatttttcaactttattaatttagtttaccTTGAGAAGTTAAACTATtcagtattaaaattaaacgtCCATATTAACGATGTTCATTCACCTCATGTTTTATCCTTATCACatgaataaatattaaattttttttatcctacGTGGGTAgtagtttaattaattatgtatttgaTATCTGACTATCTTATGCCTGATTCTTGGACTCAATTACGAGGAATTGACCAGCGCATGACTGCATGTTGTGGGCCAAAATGGAAAAGATTCCTCGAAATACAAGTTGAGCCACTTCATAAGTTCATATGCACCCATaacagaaatttttttttttcattttcagaCCTTGAAAACTGCatctttatttacttatttattgatttttgcCCCGGAATACATCGATCAGACCTACAAAAAGTGTTGATATATATACATTTCAGAACTTGTTACCGAAATAATGGATTAATGGTTAAAATAGTCTATAAAAAATCATGAGTGcattaatttaatctttaaagAGAATATATCTAATTGCTTCGTTAAATAATGATGCATTATAAGATAACTTAATTTATACCAtatcttattatttaaattaatgaaaaaaactTGACTCACGATTATATTATATagagataaatttaaaatatttcattCTTTGAGAACTAAATTgacacatatataatatttcaatGACCATTTGGATTATTAACCCGAAAAGTAATTATAATAAGAGAGtatctcaaaaatttttaattttattcaatatcATATTCATATTGAACAAATCTAACTTCCTAAATGCTTCTTATTATCATTATTGGTATGCAATTAAACATTTAGTAACATTATTATGGAAATCAATATAATGTAAAACTGTTTAAACTGGTAAGCAAGGACAGAGCCAGGTGGTAGGAAAGAGAGATGATGacccctaattttaattttttatatgtaaattatatataaattttagtttaatttttctttaaaatttaattttaatcttaatttattgtataaatatttttaacccctttaatattttatctagtTCCGACCCTGCTTGTAAGTATTATTTTATTCCTTaatcaatattaatttttgagttctaatattgaaaatagaaaagaagtcTTGTCAGAATTTCTCTACCAATTTTATGAAACTTCAGTCAGGTTAAATAAGACtagttaaaattttaatgtgTGTAATAAAATTTGGATGGTGGTAGACTGGTAGtacaataatttgataaaagaaataaataaaataaaaatcatggaAACCAAATTTCGGAAATTAAAATAGGGACGAGAGAAGGAAATTATAAAGGTCGGACTTTCATATGTAGAAGCGTCTGTCAATTCTTGAGTTGTCTTCTTATAACTCGCACATATTTAGTTTTGTAACGTATGGCAAATTGACAAGAACATTATTGCAAAGTGTGCAAAGTTTTTCCCTTCCATAAATGTCTCATGACACGGAAACCAGGCCCCTACATGaaataatttcattttctttcctttaaaTGATATTTGCCACTATTCTATAAACATATACCTGATCAAAGTTCGAAATTAATGGTTTTCCTTCTATATGGATGGAAGGTTGGAGGCTTGAAGGCTGAAGCATAAGATCCAtacattttataattttgatttaagTCACGGTTGTTGACTTGTAGGTAAATCAAATTCAAGTCCCACcgctgttatttattttttctatatattttactAGAATATAATGTTAATATATTCCTAgtgtaaattattttatataattattcaattatatatatttatttagatGATATTTAcgcattaattattaaaaatagttatttttattaatgtagtgattaataattgaatacagacacaaaatttttatacaattattatattagaattaaattgatttaattatatataaagatttttaataaaagtgatGCTATAGGTTTTAAACTATTAAcatatttaacatttatattattattattattatgatatagattattaataatttatagatatattttaataatcacATTgtatactttaaatattttttcttataaaagcatacttattttcttctaaatttatactattaaaagaacaaaaatttaccttttttatcataatttatttcaactatcattttattttaaattttttatcttataatttATTACAAAGATACCATgtcttttaaataattaataatttataatttatttttaatttttttaatattaaaaaaataaatattaattattaataagatatgtgataatttttaactaaacacGCTATAAATTATTGGTattgtataattttataatatactaTTGATATTGGTATATTTCTTTCATGTAattatcatattaaaaataaaattgtaaaaaaattataattgtatatatatattttgataaatattttaaaaaactaactctaataactatatgttaattatttttatgaaatgaaaaaaattatctaaaatttggcCCCTTCATGTTAAAATTTATGGATCCGTCCCTGGTCAAAACAAGAAGGCCAAACCCAAACATTTCAAATAATtgcaaatgatgcatgcctgccctatggccaATAAgctcatctatcggttataCAGTCAAACTCGACATGCAGTAGCTAATCCTAGACAGTCTCAACGTGCGTGCATCTACCAAGAGGAATTTTACATCTTCAAGAAGGAACATCCGAAAAGGTATAAGTGTCCGGCCATAACTTGCAACACAGGGTCAACAGAATTTCCACCACATCCCGTCACAAGCAAAATCACTCCACTACATTTATCCAAGCAGGTGTATTCGAAACTTAGATCAAATATCATTATCAAAGTATCACATCCTGGAGCAAGCGAAAATCACTCCACTGCATCTACCTAAGGGATTACATTTCACTACGTCTCAAAGTAAGCGGAATCACACCACTGCATCTACTCGGACAAACACATTTCAATCCCAATCTTAATCATATTCAACATTAATTCCATTATCaactcatcattttcatcaccAATCTCATTTACAACTGATGCGGGTCAAACGTCGATTCCGAATTTTCTCGATAAAAATAATCGCTTCGTTGCAAGTGtagttccaaaccaacaattgaccctaatcaaaatttaatttgtttgtcacaacaCAAACTAATAAAAACCGAGAATATTAGATCTCGAAttgtctctcaaaggaattgcaatgaagtatATGTGTTATCGGCTGTGAGAGTCAGGAGGTGAAATAGCAATAAATGAGATTTAAAAGTCAAGAAAGTAAAGCAAACAACTAAATGAATATAAATGTGAAAAGACCTCTTGACAAGGGTTAAGAGTTAAGGTTTTTTATCCTagtcattgaccacaaacatgacaattatgaagagttaatcccacttagtcaaccctaaaatcgaggataagtcaaataggcataattgatctcaattcACAAATCCTAGTCATCTCACTAATTGGTTTAGTGAAACTATGAAAGACTAGCGTTAGTAGAAACTAAATCAACTAACAACATTAAATCACCAATCAATATTGAACATCAGTGACTTAAGGTCATCTAAATCCCCAATCCCAAGCCAAAAGTgtaaaatctactctaaaatcaaGAGAAGTATTTTATCGAACACTTGGAagacataaaagaaaagcatatcaAATTACAAGAATCATTAAAATCTAAAGTtaccaattgcaagaaaataataataactcaaGCAAACATCAATAAACATGAAAAAACTAAATTGtgttaaagaaaattaaaattgagaatAGAGTGCATAatccaaaattaacaaaatgaaggaactaagaaataaaactaagagaattaagtcaattaaatatgaaaatataaatgaaattacaccaaaacaagaattaaaactaaaactaaagagAAATTGGCCTAAGAACcttaaattctagagagaagaaggagcttttctctctagaaaactaccctaaaacatgtTTCTAAACTATCTTAATTCCCCCCTCTCcccttaattttttaatttggcttcaaatacttcagaaatgagttcGATTAGGCTTGAGAATGCCTGAAGTCGCGACTCACGCGTTCACTTAAGTGAAATCACGTGCCTTCagtcatgcgtatgcatgagGCATGCGTACGCGCAACATGAAAttcatgcgtatgcatgaccATGAAATGCCCTaaatttcatttcttcatgaattttctaactttgcatgctttttcttcacttcttcaatcTATCCTTACCATATAagtctgaaatcactcaacaaacatatcaagacatcgaatgagattaaagtaaattaaatttaacaaattaagagcctaaaaatcatgtttttaatcttaagcacaatttaggagaaattcacaaaaccatgctatttaagtgaataaatacaaattgataaaattcactcatttcaatacaagataaatcataaaattgtgATTTATCAACTTTTTCATACTTAAACAAAGCATGTCCTATGCTAAgcataacaaaagaaacaaaaaatgggtatcaacatttattccatGCAAACTATCcatatgcaatctatctaaatgcATGTAACTATTCTAACACTATCTAATTAACTATTTGTATCTAtttagtcaaaataaatcaatttttaagaaTACATAAATAATCAAAAGGGCCAAAACAATAGCAACCAAGTCAAATTCACAATTGAATTAAGTCATGAAAAAGAATTTACAAATTTGTAAGATAAGAGATAATACTAGGTAAAAACATGGTATTGAATAATCAAACCCCTCACCAAATGTGTATACGCTCTAATCGctaagtgtatagggttgattcgctcaattcttctctaatcatgctttctaaggtttgttcttcatctaacaatcaacaattatttaatgCATATATGCAagtatcatgaggacttttcaaggttgtaatgggactaAGGGTAAAGGTAATGATACATACATGACTAAGTGGgttagaatttgaatctttgattaacctaaactctcacctaacatataacATCCTATGCAATTCTAATATCAAGCTTAGCTACCCATTATCTCACTTTTCACATACACTCATGCATTCAATTCAATCCATATTACATCTGTATTCATTGTTCTTATTACTTTCTTTTGGGGcctttgtcccctttttattgcattcttttttcttttttttttaaaagaaacatATATACacaatcaatgcatatggtttacacaaataatacatgagtatgaacgcaattcctaatattttcaataaaaatacaaacacacATTTATCAACCAATGTTCCGAATTTTTTAACACTTAGATATTACACACTATCATTAGtataagctaatcaaagatttaaattaaggacatttattatttttcacttaaggCTAATGTGCTAAAATTTAGAACAAAAAGGAATTAATAAAGCTCAAAGTgggctaacaaaggtaaataGAAAGGATAAAGTTATATGGGTAAGTGAACTAATTGAAATGATTGCATCAATCACATAAATGCATATACACagggaataatggacataaagaatcaaacaaatcaaatattgcaatcataaaaaagaataacacacaagaataaaaatagtgGTTAATATAATATAACTACACAGtgaggctcaaaactcactaggatgtgtgttcttagctcaaaaagcACATTTCACAATGTATAATTCAAACACGTTTCCATGAAAAATAtcaactcaaattaattagaATGTTTATGCGCTGTATAAAAAGCTTTCttaaaaatttcattaatttaACTAAAGcttattctatatatatataatgtgatTGGATAAAAATAATCAGAAATCATAAGTTCATTtcctaattttcaatcaaaccaattCATCATGTATATAGAAAATTCGACTAGCTTCAATTATGCAAAATTGTCCAATCACTACTAATCAAGGGCAATTTACCTAAATGAAGTAGAAGGAGAAAATGTTTACTCAAATGCAACAATTGAGAATCCTTTACCTTCGTGTCCTATTAGTGTTTTATATAATCCGTGGTAACATACCACGTTTTAAAGATTTACAcataccacggtttatgaagagaGCTTTGTAAACATAAACCTTGGTAACTTACCACAGTCTATGAGGAGAAAAATTCTATATATGCACACGGTGAAAATCATTGTGTTGAAGAGGAGCATTTTCACAATGGCAAGTGAAGATGAGAGTTTCCTAGTGTTAGTACATTGCTTTGGAAAAATTCAAAGAAGCGAGAAATAcggtgtgaagttcactgacAGAGAATCCTTGAGTATATTTATCAGTTCATCAAGTACTTTGTCAAATCTAAAGAACAGCATATTGTAGAAGCTTGGGATATTTGGGAGCAAGTGGATGAAGAAGTTATTCTATAAGATTCCCATCGCAGTTGTGTCAACCGATGTGAAGTATGATACATTTGTAATATCGACCGATGAAGATATTCGGGTTTTGTTTCATTGTCTCAGGAGTTTTCCAGAGGTCAAAATACACGAGCTGTATGCGAAGTTGGAGGTCGGTGTCGATAGTTCTGGGGCATCAGCTCCGGTTCCTAGCTCGACTACCATGGGCGGTGCGTCTAGTTCGATGACTGCGGTCGTACCAAATGTTCCTTACATTGCATCTCCTTCCTTTGCGGTTGATTTAAACCATACAGAGGCAGTTGGTTTTGTACCATTCGAGAATCATGGGGTCCGACATCAGACATATGAGGTGACAATGGTCCTGGCATTATTCCCGATGTTTAAGGGTTCAGAGAACCTGATGGAGTTGAGAATGCAATGCGGGACGATGATGAGCCTGTTGATATAAATGGGAATAGTGATGACGATATAGGTGCCAATCCACAAACACATCATGGCCCTTCAAGTTCCAGCACACAACAGTACCCTCTGCACTTCTCCACTCTAAACTTGGAGGCTTTGGGGCAACAAGCAAACGGAGATGCTGCTGCTGAGCGTTCTTCTACAGAGTTTCAGATTGGATAATCATTCCAGAATAAAGATGAAGCTAttttgagtgtgaagaattaTAGCATCCGTCGAGGTGTTGAGTACAGGGTCTTAGAGTCGGATCACCTGAAGTATCATGGGAAATGTAAGGAGTTTGGCAAGGGTTGTAGTTGGTTGATTCGCATATCGCTTCGTGCACGAAAGGGCACTTGGGAGGTTAGGAGTTACAACGGTCCGCACACTTGCTTGGCGACCTCTATTTCCAATGATCACTGGCAGCTTGATTACCACATTATCTGTGCGAGGATTTATCCGTTGGTTAGGGCGGATGCTGCGTTTATGATAAAGGTCTTGCAACAAGCAACGAAAGCCGATTACGGGTTCAGACCTAGTTACAGGAAGGTTTGGATGGCAAAACCGAAGGTAGTAGCACAAATATACGGAAATTGGGAAAAGTCATATGCCGAGTTGCCATGTTGGATGCTAGGGGTACAGTCAACCATGGCCGGGACAGTTACAGTGTTGAAGACCTCTCCTATTCGAGTTGGGGATTAGGTCGATTAGTCTACGGTGTACTTTTATCGTCTTTTCTGGACATTTTCACCCTGCATTGAGGCCTTACGGCATTGCAAGCTCCTGATGAGTATTGACGGTACCCACTTGTATGGCAAGTATGGAGGCACGTTACTATTGGCGATAGCGCAGGATGGGAACTCGAACATCCTCCCGATAGCCTTCGCCCTTGTGGAGGGAGAAAATGCGGAGTCATGGTCATTCTTCTTGTCCAACCTACGATCGCATGTGACGCCACAGGAGGGTATTCTTGTTATTTCTGACAGGCATAATGGCATCAAGGCTGCCTTTGAGGCCCTCAAGAATGGTTGGCTGCCTCCACGTGCTTTTCGAGCGTTCTGTATTCGTCATGTGGCGGCGAATTTTAGCCTAAGCTTCAAAGGTAAAGATGCAAAGAGGATGCTGGTGAATGCTGCCTATGCAAAAAGCTGAAGCAGAGTTTTATTACTGGTTTGACATCATGCGGACTGAGAATTCGGCCATGTGTGATTGGGCCAATCGGATGGAGTATGACAAGTGGACCTAGCATCAGGATAGCGGGAGACGGTTTGGGCACATAACAACCAACATTAGTGAATGTGTGAATTCCGTGTTAAAGGGAACTCGCAACCTCCCGGTCACTTCGTTGGTTAAGTCTACTTACGGGAGGCTTGCTGAGCTATTCGTGCTCCGGGGACAAACAGCAGAGGCGCAAGTTGGATCTGGCCATGAATTTTGTCAGGCGTTGGTGAAGGCTATTGATCAGAACATAACAGACTCAAGGTTCTTCACCGTCACGTTATACGATAGCCACCAGTCGGAGTACACGGTGGCTGAGACGACACCGACTGAAAACTTCTCGCTAGGTAGCTATCGAGTCTTCCTTAAGGATAACACATGCAATTGTGGCTACTTTCAGGTGCTCCATTATCCATGTTGTCACGCCATTGCATGTTGCACCCACTCGCGCCTGAATTGGGCGTCATATGTTCACGAGGTGTATCGTATGAGTGAGGTGTTCAACGTTTACAAGCAGGGTTTTGTTTCGCCTATCCCAGAAGGCCTATGGCCCCCGTATGCTGGGCCAACTATCATTCCTGATCCTAACATGAGACGTGCAAAGGAAGGTCGTTCGAAGGCAACCAGGATCTGTGGTAGTATGGATCAGTCTGTGGAGAACTGGCCGAAGCGTTGTGGGCTATGCTGTCAGCCTGGGCATACGTGGAGGAACTGTGACCAGCGAAGACATGCTGCTGGAGGGGATGCTTAGATCTCATTACGTTTATTGGGTCGTCGTTGTTGTTTAAGTTGTATTAGGCACTCTTAATTTGAGTAATGTAAGGTTGGTTAAGTCAATGAATGTCGACATGTTTGTTTAGTATACTAAATTCATTTGAGTAAGTCcgtttattttatatgtttaattgaatcacttttatatgtttgtttatgtaTTTATACTACCTAACATGTAAACCTTGGGAAGCTAAGGGGTTTAGTTGAAGCCATtctcttcataaaccgtgggaggCTACCACGGTTTATGCCTAATGTGTTCCAATCATAATCCGTCTCTGGTAGCAACGGTTTATGTAGAAATTAAAAACCGTAGTTGGTTACCACGGTTTACATAATAGTAAAAATACACATGCACGTAACAAGTTTTCATTTTGTGTATTTAGGTAAAAGAttcattcaatttatttaattgggTAAATTGCCCTATttttaatgttatttatttgtaataaactaataatattattaaaaatacatattgtcatgattcataaaaaataaaataaaaaaattaaatattatttttaattattaaaaaattagcatttttaaattttttttagtttttatctcTCAATCTTAGTCTTTTTATCTTTGTTTCCCTTTCAAACGCTATCTAATAGAGTTTGATTATTGCATTTGTTGCCCGCTTTTTAGACATCTTGACTATTTCAACCTCAAAAAACAGCAGTAGCACCGACGGATGCTGCCACTGCCACCCAAATACATGGACCAAACTttaaaaagttcaaaaaaaaatgaaaagtattCCTTTCTAACACCGTGTTAATATCGGATCTTAACTCTGTAATTCGGCTCTAAACAAGACTAAACTAaactcatttatttttatatcctTGAATTTTACTCCTATATAAGAAGGTGCCTTCTATGGTACCTATCATCTTATTGTACCTATGGTGACTACAAAGAAGTTTACCAATTAGTTGTGGACATTTAGTAACTGAAAGCGTAtcactaaaagtgttgcttaaagagaaagtgttacccttaatcgttaacttggctctgataccaaatttttaatttggatttttcttttaatttctttttcgaaatttctatttGTATAGGTGCTTTATAAAAAGTATTGACCATaatttttcaatcttgttttagtttataatattcttttttgcatggattattgtatataaaatcttttatctgtttgtctttttctttaatataatttctcaaatcctcaataacttcttttatttctttactttCTCCTGTTTCTAAGTAtctgtttaatttttcaatttccttctccattttttcttttaacagctttaattcttttaaatcatAATATGGTGTTCCagacatttataaattttttaaatttagctccagcttgtttatatttgttcttatttctatcctttttattataaggtcattaatttcgaattgaagattatttaattctcttttatactcctttattttactttttaatttttcgccctttttctttttattttattttctggtctttcaatctttgtatacttcattagttatcttagaatttctgcaaattctatcatcaattcatcaattttttagagattttattaatttttctaactcttcaacttctcctttcaatttttcatagattatttttagagtttcaaatgctctttgatttatttcagaaaactgtaaataattcaaccgattttttctttcaaagagctcttgtttcttgtcttgataggttacatatattttttctttatttattgtcataacttagtgtttagggtttcatttaatttttcgaccttttttgttaattcttttatttcagaattttcttctttaatctttaacttttgacgtaactgtcagaaactaaaggtcgcgaaaatcacgtcggtttccAAGATCCGTACTCTTTCAAACAAGTCGACTGCGAGCCCGAGTTGAATACTTGAACCCaaactttaaagaaaatttgggctcaagtaggggcactgttcataccctggcccaatataaaggcccaggtccaactaaaaggcctaatctaaaggattagagcctagctaagtaccggccttcacataagaagtcggtatcaaccacgacttggtcagaagaggtcggatgcgagattagctggcagataaacactcattcaaatgagtaaccgcccctaaaatctctctaaccgtctcataaagccatatcttaacctccccaagataatggggACGGTTagcaccctaaagatacggcactacaccaacggtggttattggctcaccactataagtacactgacacccctcaggtatctctaagtccaatactctctaagACTTGCttacacccttgctaacttaggcatcggagtgtctttgcaggtaccaccccccattcacacgcgagcacaagtcggacggagcctcccgagcTGCGTGCCTACCCTGAGTTCTCATCCATCGCACACTTGGGCCGCCAAACGCCATCCGTTGtactaatctccggttacctaccgtaacaATATTCATATTGTTGTgtctttttatataattatcatgttgaaaacaaaattataaaaaatatatatatttatatatattaataaaccttttaaaaaatctaactcaaaaattatatattatgtttaaattatttttatataataaaaaaattaaaatattcatctAAAATTTTTCCATTAttccatattaaaatttttggatcccACACGTAATATCaatggaaaagtctaggggaccagcagttttgttgaattttggccagcatgtaaccagcagaggaaggtgagccattggatgaaatctcacaccaatctcacaccatcaaatcattattaatgactaattgatGGCTAATAATCACAAAAATTGTTGGTCCCTTCTCCCTCATCAATGAACCTTAAATAAAGGTTTTTGGTTACTCTTCCTAACATTTCAttacttctaatttttatgCCATGATAAGCATGCCAGTAAAAAACTAAAACGTTATCCTTTATGCATATTAAaagaaaggtttaattattatattaatttttatagttttacaaaatttttaattaaatttttatattttttaattaagtctctgcactaattttttttaattacgtctcttttaataataattagtttaattttgtaggaatttaattaaaaaaaattagtgcagaaatttaaataaaaaaaagtgtaaaaatccaattaaaaaaattggtacaaagacttaattaaaaagatatataaaaaaatttaattaaaaatttcgcaaaactacaaaaactaagagaataatcaaacctaaaaaaaaacataattttaacTCAGAGGCGTGTGACAAAGTTAACTCCATGTGTACACATACACTGAAATTCTGTTTTGTTAAAGTGCTAATGTGATAAATttggttatatatataattgcttttaatataaaaaacagaccatttaaaaagttttgattaaaattatCATTCTTCACAAATATATAATCGTTATTCtgtttgaaaattatttgaataattaatttaataaaagtattgTGTTTTACATAGCTGGAATAAATTGTCACCTTCAANNNNNNNNNNNNNNNNNNNNNNNNNNNNNNNNNNNNNNNNNNNNNNNNNNNNNNNNNNNNNNNNNNNNNNNNNNNNNNNNNNNNNNNNNNNNNNNNAAACTcaacatttttaattaaattataaatatttatcatCTCAACTAGTttaacttttattaattttatacacAAACAAATGAACGAATAAATTAATAGGTCACATGTAAACGTGTTATAACTTAAATGAgatagttttttctttttcacataaTGTttctcccaaaaaaaaaaagtaaaaaaagaatttttttttacttcaaaAGTTCACTTCTGCGTCCATCTTCTGCTGTGTTTTGTGCTTCTGCAAAACAAAGGAGAAGTTCACTGGTAAGAAGTCACACTCACGTCaccttctcttttatttgtgaCTTTCAGAGCctatttatttaacttttccAATTAGCTTTAGATTTTGAACCGAAGAAGCAAATAGAAGAAGCTCTTGCAtctacattattattattattattactgttGCATCTTTTTAATATATTCGAATTCTCAAAaatgtttcattatttttcttttatttatatcacTTATTAAGGAAGTTGCAAAATCCTAGCGTGTTTCTGGCCATGGACGTTGatactttttcccttttttgaGTAGAAGAAAAGTACAGACAATCTTGAAATAACACTTTGTCAGAAGAAGTGACTTTCAATATTCCATTATTTCATTCATGGCTCAAGAGGTAccatcttctcttctcttttctcttttctccaTTATCTCTTTTTCTTACGgaaaaattttagatatttcaAAAATACTAGTGTTCTAACCGTTTATATGAATTAGGATCAACGgctaaaatcattaaaatattagtatttttggAATACCTGAAAATTTTTCTTTGGTTGATGCAGGAAGAAGGGTGGCCTTTGGGATTGAGATTCTT from Arachis duranensis cultivar V14167 chromosome 4, aradu.V14167.gnm2.J7QH, whole genome shotgun sequence encodes:
- the LOC107484412 gene encoding uncharacterized protein LOC107484412 produces the protein MKKLFYKIPIAVVSTDVKYDTFVISTDEDIRVLFHCLRSFPEVKIHELYAKLEVGVDSSGASAPVPSSTTMGGASSSMTAVVPNVPYIASPSFAVDLNHTEAVGFREPDGVENAMRDDDEPVDINGNSDDDIGANPQTHHGPSSSSTQQYPLHFSTLNLEALGQQANGDAAAERSSTEVLESDHLKYHGKCKEFGKGCSWLIRISLRARKGTWEVRSYNGPHTCLATSISNDHWQLDYHIICARIYPLVRADAAFMIKVLQQATKADYGFRPSYRKVWMAKPKVVAQIYGNWEKSYAELPCWMLGVQSTMAGTVTVLKTSPIRVGD